The DNA sequence ATTTTATGAcagcaataataaataaaatgtttatttttgttggtttCATGAGtatttgtgaatattttggttaaaaataaagcatagttacaaactattttattttatttgtcctCCCCTTTAAGGAGATCCAGTGGTTTTTGGAGCTTGGCCCACACTAATGACTTATAAGTGCCTTGAATTGATTGAGGTCCAGCACTGACTCACTGGAGAGGTTGGCAAAGCAGAGCAGCGCTCTCTGACAACTTTCCTGTATCTTCTCTTGAATTCTTACAGCTTTCCGGGTCGTATAACAAACAAggtaaaacatcaaaatataacaTCACTATATTCCCTGCTGCACCACCTGATATCAAGGGGTTAACGCTTGAGATACTGCAGAGAACTAGGGGAAGTTGAGGGAAAAAAGGGGTCAcgggacagaaaaacagatgggTGGTCTCAGGAAGAGATAGAGGTgcaagaataaaacaacaaaacaaaacagaaacaggtaAAGAAGGTGCACGACAACATAAGGAAAAAGGTGAGCCGAGGAAACAGACACACGAGCCCACAGAGAtaaacagacaggagagaggaggaggaggaggaggaggaggaagacaggcCCACGAGCCGACAAGGTTATCTGACTTGTGCGTGCGCCAACAGCTCTCTCTGAAAAGGACCGGCCTGTCTAAATGTCAACACAGCCTGGAGCGGCGAGGATATGCCCTGAATAAGATCTGCAGTCAAGAGATACGAGAGGGACGCAGACTGAGACAGGGCCGGCAGGGTCATTTACATCAGCGGGCGTCATTGatacagcagcacacacacactcactcactcactcacacacacacatacaaacaaagagCAATTCACTGAAACTCCGGCACAAGAGAGAAGAAGTGACTCGACAGTTTTGTCAACGTGAAGAGGAGAAATAACTGTTGATAAAAGGCTGTGAGCACTTTAAAACATCTTAGAGTTCTATTCAAAACAAGTGTTATACTATTCATTCATATAATCTTCCTCTACCCTGTTTAAATCACatattagttgttttttttgggggggggggggggcgttcTTACCATCAGAACTGGCTGTTTAGTTGTTGTAGCCCAGAAAATATTACTCTGTTAGAGTAAACAGAGAAAATCCTGCAGGTGGTGTTAGAGTCTAACACCACCTGCAGGATTTTCTCTGTTACTGCAGTTTGATAACACACCAGCGACAAACGTGATAAAGCAAGATTAAGTGTGGCACTTGACTCAAATGGATATTTGCTTAACCTTCAAAGATGAACAAacttttatgtattcattttttctttttctttttaaccacaCCTAAATGTTAACACTTATAGCAGATCATCTGTAAGGCAACTGTGAATGTATGCGGCTGCatatgaaaattaaacatttcatagTTTCTGTTTGGCGTTTGGCTAAAACACAATCTGAAATACATCTGCTAAAACACAGCTCAAAAACCACTACGCATGTATCTGTCCCCTTctaaattaaatcatatttgGTTTAACAATAGACAGAATGTGCTTTATGCCAGAGCTATACATACAACTTCTATATCTTGTTAAACAATGACACCTGTATAAAATGACATACAGGAATATAAAATACAGGGATTGGGACAGGCAGAAGGTTAGATGACGTCACTGATGCAGAGCAGGTTTGAATTTGCAATTAAAACAAGTTCAAGATGTCTTAAGTTTTATTGAAGCTAATGGTTGTGATCAGTTGTGTCGACAGCCTCATTAATCCTCCAATCTGTGGTCCGTGATGAATCTGACGTCCTTCAATTTAGAGTTTTCATTTGTCCATTTTGATCACTCACAAGGTTTACATAGGAGGAACTCTCCTATCTGCTGTAGGTACGGCGCTCAGTCAGGAGGTAAGGCAGAGATAACCGGCGAGTGTCATGTACTCAATGTACACTCTGCGACACTGACCTGCCCGGTTTTGTGTCACTCACAAAATGTTATCAGaggacaagaaaacacaataatgtcAAACAACTCCAATGTTCTGGAAATATTCACCTGTTTAATTTagaaacataataaacacaacCACAGTCCAACTATGTAGGACTGTCACCTAATTCAATACAGTTAACTGACCATGACATTTaacataagtgtgtgtgcgtgcatatatacacatatacataaacacacacacacacctaaataAGGCATTAAACTGCTATCCTTGTGTTCACAATCACAAAAAGCTTCAAATATAGCTTGAAGTCCTTCATTATGGTACATTCCAAAAGTATAAGGTTGTTTAAAAGATTATCTACATGGCGCAGCAGAGTGGGAAAACACCTTTTCTCCCCCGTGGCAGCTGTGCTATGCTGACAGTCAGTAGAAGACACTAAAAGATGCTTTCAAAGTGGTATTTTGTGCTATTCTCACACGTGTGTTATCCCCAAGGGAGAGTGAAAAGAAACATCGGGCTGCTCAGCCACACGGAAACTGACCCAATCATCGTCAAGTGTGTGTACTTCATGTGccattgtttaaataaaatgttaggTTTGTACAACGGGTGGCCTGGACTGCTTCTGTACACTGCTGAGTAAAAGGTCAGCAAACCTAATCAAGCAAAAAGTGAGGAGGTGGTGAGTGGTGTCAGGGGGCAGCTCAGGCGTACAGAGGCTGGTAGCCACTCCTCCGGTTGCCGGTTTTGCAGGTgatcacacacacgctcagcATCCCGAAGAActgcaaaagaagaaattaaGGTGATCAGACACAAGCTCTTAAAGTTCATGTTCTGGAGCTGTCATGGGCGAAGAGGGCAAAGAGGTACTTGTATCTGTGccattttcaaaacaagtttgCACTATGAGTAGTTTCCTCAAACTATGAGGAAGACCCAGAAGTAGTTTGTGGGAAAATCACAAGGCCATTAAATACTTGTACGTTCATCTCTGACTTCAACTTTCTGAGGAAGCAGAACTGAAACAGGAACAAGTGCGTGAATAGTGGGGCTGTCAAATGCGTATTATCTTTCAACATTCAGAGTTCCTATTGAGGTGTTTGATTAAAGTCTCAAACATCTTTTGTCATAGTTTATAAAGTCATTACcctgacaaataaaaataaaaaccattggccaaaatcttttttttagtaAAGCTAAGTCATTTactgtgagggtgtgtgttAATCTAATAGgcaaaaacagatttctgttaTTGTGGttacataaatgtaatttatagcACTGGTAGAACACCCTGTTGAAACAGATGtgtgcctgctgtgtgtggcaGGCACAGCAGTTCATTGGCTGCAGTGAAAATCTTGTTTCTGAAGGGCAGAGtgccaaaaaaatgaatttaaatgattACATCTCAATAAATTTTGAATTTTGGactttcacaacattttttttctccaagaacTTTGTATCCTACGAGTCAGAAACAAgcctgtgcagctgcagctgttatAAACTTGTGTTATCTTGAATGAAGTCACCACAGCGCAGGATTCCCGATTGAGCTGGTTTACTCTGGTAAAAGGCCAACAATGTGGTCACTGAGCTGCATATATCTTCAGCACATGACGCACTAATACAGGTGCTTTAATCCCTTTAATGCAGACgtatatgtttttaaagtgacagaacACTAGGCCAGCATGCACACATCAGTTACAGTGGCAAGTGGAAGCATTATTAACTGCGTTAACACAGCCACCACTGGCATTTTTAACTCTAACTCTAATATCAGTGCATCTAACCTTCGTCTGCAACTGTGCAAAAACACTGGGataaaaaagaatgaatacaCACCTCAGGGAAAAAAGTAGCTCACTCTTCAAATATTGATTTAGAATCGAATGTCAGGGTTTTAAAATCAAGCCTCCTACAGTTTGAAGCAAGTCAATACAGCCCTGATCGATACAGCCCTGATCGATACAGCCCTGATCGACTCTGAAATGGCTGCCAGGACTGCACACCGATCCGTTTCTGTTTCAAGGAGTAGCCTTCAGCACAGCAAACACTTAAACTGTACGTGATCATCTTTTTACCTTGATGATGGCGAATCCCAGAATGACCAGCATGGCGTAACTCAGCACACCCTGCAGGAGGTGATCCAGCTTGGTCTCAcaaccctgaaaacacacaaacacaagttcaacaagaaaatcagaaaattgTCCTCCCCATTGGAGGCGGGAGATGATTCAATTCTGCcgactttatttttgtttcatttaaaaaagcagtAAGCGTCCTTGTGCGTGGGATACCTCTGTGTTGAGCAGGTCTGGTTGATCCAGTCTGCCGGTGCACTGTGTGGCGGTGGCGTTTTTACAGCAGGAGAGAGgcactgtgttgttgtgggtGGCGTACCAGGTGGTGTTGGACCAGCTGGTGTAATTTTGGACACCGCAgcactgcagctgcacagaggcaaacagaggacagacaggagtcAATACAAAACCCAAGAGGTGTCCCAAAGATACTGATcacagctttgaaaaaaaaaaagagatatgATAAAGAGATATGATAGACGGTGAAAGAGAAAGGGGAAGATAATGGTGGGGGAGGTACAGATGGTATTTAGAGAAGCGCAGAGAAGTCTCAGAGACAAAATGCAGAGGTGTCAATTTGCAGCATCTAAAGCTTATTCATTTGTCTGTGTAGTTGAAGGCTTTTCTCTCACAGAGAATTTTAGCTGTCCTACAAATACCTCAACTTTAGAGCAGGCCAGCACGAGCAATACACACTGATATACTAGACcatttaaaatgacactgaGGTGGAGTATGCCAGGGTTCCCTCAGCTtattaaacacaaaattcaATGACAAGATGCGTTTGAGACACGGATCAAAgttaattataaatattataaaaattattaatatataaaGTCAGACAATTTCAATGAACTATGTCCATCTTTTTGCAAAAaacttttaagacttttaagGATTTCAAGGAGACTTGGGAACCCTTGTATGTCAACAAACTGCAAAACTACCCACCGTGAAGCAGTTCTTTGTGCTGCTACGCCCGAGTTACTTCCCTTTTTTTGACATGCGTTGTCaatgttttaaagaattttTGGGGGATCTTTGTTCTTTAAACTTTTGTGTTCCCCACCAAAAAGTATTTTCATCATATTAAGTTTGAACTTCCAATTTTTATATTAAattgagattttctttttattctgaaTCTGCAAAACTATTTTATGAATGACTATTCACACAAATGACAGGACTGATAACCGACAAAGTGTGCAGTATACTGAGTTTTCAGCTGTCGTTCTTTAAAGATGACCTCTCTCTATAAAAAGGCAAGACACACAGACTGTAGGGCGAAGAGAGGGAAAtgaaagcgagagagaaagcAAGTGGTGCAGAACAGGTGGAAGAGGACGAAAAGAGCAAGcgagaaaacaaaactgttcatGGTCAGCAGAACACGACACCAACCTGAGTCTGCAGGTAGTCCACAGCTCTGCCCTCGGGTTCATTTTCGCTGTACTTTGCGAAGACGTCGTTCATGGAGCGCTCCAGGTCTCCGCTTATCTGGACACACATCGACAGCCATGTAATGCAGTCTCCTGTCTAACGTAGCTTACCGTCAGCAAACTTCCCCGTGTGACAGAAAACCTGGGTCAGTAACTCACCTTGTTCTGGTAGATGAGGCTGAACACCAAAGCAGCAACTTCAGCTGCAAAGATCAGCATGATGATCAGGAAGaactggagagaaaagaaagtgagacaAGCTGTGAAGCagatcagagagaaaaatagaggCTGAATAGAGTTAAAGGATAAAAATATAAGTTACATGAAagcaaaaatcaaacattaagGGTGATAACTAACAGTGTACTAAAAGTTTGAAGGTGAAAATGTAACTGCAAAAGAAGAACATatcgtcacacacacacacacagaaacctaCAAAGCTCAGGCCGACTTTGGACTCCCGGATCGTGGCGCAGCATCCCACCAGACCGAAAATGAACATCACCACGGCGACGCCGATGATGATGGCCGCCGGGATCAGCGTGTACTTGTCCTGAATGAAGTGGTCGAAGTTGTTATAGCTCTTGATCACGTAGGCGCCCACGTAGGCCAGCGCCGCCCCTGCAGCCTGCAGCGGAGGAGGAAACATCAGTGTGTTACACGACAAAAGTTTTGCACTAAGGTCGAGAAATATGGTGAGAGGCATTCAACATTCAGAAGTAAAGAATagaagagaaaagaataaaatatgtcgagaaaaaaaaaacaaaaagcacaagaacACACTAGTTTTTTCATTACTCTGCATGTTGCACCAGGAATAAACTCAAAAATAATGATCCACTGAAGTAAACATGACCAATACGTACACATTGTTATCTTCTGACCTCTGATTACAGGTAATTCTACACAAAGCACTAGGAACTGTGCCAGCTGGACTGAGGCACACTGTCCTACTTAGGACAATTTCCACTTCAGAGTAAACAATCATTAATCAAACAACACCACTGATATGTCGCATGATGTGTATTTTCCGTCTGTGCTGGAGTTAAAagcatcagagagagagagtcacaaGAGTCGGTTTGGATGCTGTGACTTCATGTGATGAACACAGGCTGTTAAGGTCACTGATGAGCCGTCCCGGTGGAGTCAGATGTGGATGTAGGCCCCGAGTCACACCAACATCACGACTTTCCTAGGAGTCATGCTTCATGGTGAGCTCATCAATCATAAGACTGCATGCATGGGGGCCAATTTTATGCACAGGGATCACACTGATCCCTGATCTGGGGCCATATCCTACAAGGATTTGCTCCTAGTGGCaaaatgcctcccaaacagTCCCATAATTATGATATGTTTTCTAAGAATCTTTGCTTAAATCTAAGACTAGATCCcagaaaaaagttgaaaaatggtggacagacaaaacagaagGAGAAATGTTCTCTCAACGCAGAATGACAGTGAGTTAATGAAACACTATGCTTTAGATCATCACGCAATCACAGCTTTTAAAAGAATGTCTCACTTAGCAACGGGGTCAACCTCGCCTCCCCGCTGGAATAAAAAAGTTTCTGTACCTTCCCTGCAGAGAGTCGCTATAAGTAGATTCCTTAATAACAGCAAAGCTAGGAGTCCAGGCTAAAAGTATTAGCTCAGATGCTAGAGCgggcatcccatgtacagaaagctttgtcctcgctgcagcggccccaGGCTCGAGTCCtcggcctggggccctttgctgcatgtctaCCCCCGTCACTtgcatcctgtttcctgtcatctcagAAGCTGTCCTGTCATTAAACCCACAGAAAgggcccccccaaaaaaaatacgACTCTCAGAATGTCTGCTGGTCAACAAGTCTAAAAAGTTTTGTGGAGTTACGCAATAATAATTAAAAGTGTGTTATCCAGCAATCAGaaatggacacaaacacatccaaaaGTGTCGGTTCTTTTCACTCCTAATGTAGCCTAGTTGGATTTAGTCTCTTACATACGCCAGTGGTTTTCTAACAGAAAAATGTCCAACATATTTGAAATTTTATCATAATTAACTGATAATCTATTGTTAAAGAAACTGCATACTGACTAAAGACCTACTTAAAATGTTTATCCTAAGGTGTAAGAAAACAAGGGCCCTGTTATTGATCTCACTATCAGCAGTCCAACTTCCATTTGACCTTTGGAACTCGCTCTATATCAGACTTGATACAAACTCCAGCGTGTGGTAACACAAGTCCAATAGTGCGGGAGACATGGAGAGC is a window from the Acanthopagrus latus isolate v.2019 chromosome 5, fAcaLat1.1, whole genome shotgun sequence genome containing:
- the tspan36 gene encoding tetraspanin 36 → MDCGILTSKTVLLFLSLVFWAAGAALAYVGAYVIKSYNNFDHFIQDKYTLIPAAIIIGVAVVMFIFGLVGCCATIRESKVGLSFFFLIIMLIFAAEVAALVFSLIYQNKISGDLERSMNDVFAKYSENEPEGRAVDYLQTQLQCCGVQNYTSWSNTTWYATHNNTVPLSCCKNATATQCTGRLDQPDLLNTEGCETKLDHLLQGVLSYAMLVILGFAIIKFFGMLSVCVITCKTGNRRSGYQPLYA